One Streptomyces mobaraensis NBRC 13819 = DSM 40847 DNA segment encodes these proteins:
- a CDS encoding glycoside hydrolase family 31 protein, with the protein MDAHDLGRSVKWVTSFRTVGAARVLRSVRAAWWRRRVDAAEAPGPVAERARVPGPALGADPEPGGGVVRFARSSLRVRVAAGGAVFCGWDGAAPEPSYALAGPVPEVDERVVLEPDTDGGWRVVSERLLVVVSRHGAVEVRTPGGVMLRRDQPPRWWDPVDAAADRAGPRWTQRSEVPADARFFGLGGRSAGPRLREGAYRLWNTDPGGSFEPGDDPLYLTMPVQLVVADAGTHLVFHDNSWDGRVLLWEGEEGAGSGHDRPGRCELRMTGGPLRYWVVAGTPARVLRGWAGLTGGAAVPPAWALGHHHARWGFGSEAEVRRVVAGYRERGLPLSAVHLDIDHYRGHRVFTVDRERFPDLPGLSAELRKDGVRLVSIVDPGVKAEPGWEVYEAGAAAGAFVRDGRGRPVRGEVWAGTSVFPDFTDPAVRRWWGGLYAERLAEGFAGFWHDMNEPAAFAAFGEHTLPRSARHALEGRGGDHREAHNVYALAMARAGYEALRELRPDERPFLFSRSGWAGLQRYGGTWSGDVTTGWPGLRASLSLVLGLGLCGVPFSGPDVGGFTGSPSPELYLRWFQLGSYLPLFRTHAAISAGRREPWEFGPEVLEHAGAALRERMRLLPYFVTLAHRARVTGAPYVRPVWWRSPEDRALRDCEDAFLLGDALLVAPVLEPGADRRAVRLPRGRWYDTATGRPHEGPGQVLLDAPLARIPVLARAGAVLPVAGADGGVELEVWAPAAGRTGGGVLVVEDGGEEAEVVRFTTGWRDGVVMVEREGAAEVGFPVRVRGV; encoded by the coding sequence ATGGATGCGCATGACCTGGGACGGTCGGTCAAATGGGTGACGTCGTTCAGGACGGTGGGGGCGGCGCGGGTGCTGCGGTCGGTGCGGGCCGCGTGGTGGCGGCGGCGGGTGGACGCCGCGGAGGCGCCGGGGCCGGTGGCCGAGCGGGCGCGGGTGCCCGGTCCGGCCCTCGGGGCGGATCCGGAGCCGGGCGGCGGGGTGGTGCGGTTCGCCCGGTCGTCGCTGCGGGTGCGGGTGGCGGCCGGGGGCGCGGTGTTCTGCGGGTGGGACGGCGCGGCGCCGGAACCGTCGTACGCCCTGGCGGGCCCGGTGCCGGAGGTGGACGAGCGGGTGGTGCTGGAGCCGGACACGGACGGCGGCTGGCGGGTGGTGTCGGAGCGGCTGCTGGTGGTGGTGTCACGGCACGGGGCGGTGGAGGTGCGGACGCCGGGCGGGGTGATGCTGCGGCGTGACCAGCCGCCGCGCTGGTGGGATCCGGTGGACGCGGCGGCCGATCGGGCGGGGCCGCGGTGGACGCAGCGGTCGGAGGTGCCGGCGGACGCCCGGTTCTTCGGCCTGGGCGGCCGGTCGGCGGGGCCCCGGCTGCGCGAGGGCGCGTACCGGCTGTGGAACACCGACCCCGGGGGTTCGTTCGAGCCGGGGGACGATCCGCTGTACCTCACCATGCCGGTGCAGCTGGTGGTGGCGGACGCGGGCACGCACCTGGTCTTCCACGACAACTCCTGGGACGGGCGGGTGCTGCTGTGGGAGGGCGAGGAGGGTGCCGGTTCGGGGCACGACCGGCCGGGCCGCTGCGAGCTGCGGATGACCGGGGGGCCGCTGCGGTACTGGGTGGTCGCGGGCACCCCGGCGCGGGTGCTGCGCGGCTGGGCGGGGCTGACCGGGGGTGCCGCGGTGCCGCCCGCCTGGGCGCTGGGGCACCACCACGCGCGGTGGGGGTTCGGCAGCGAGGCGGAGGTGCGGCGGGTGGTGGCCGGGTACCGGGAGCGGGGGCTGCCGCTGTCGGCCGTGCACCTGGACATCGACCACTACCGGGGCCACCGGGTGTTCACGGTGGACCGGGAGCGGTTCCCCGACCTGCCCGGGCTCTCCGCCGAGCTCCGGAAGGACGGCGTCCGGCTGGTGTCCATCGTCGATCCGGGGGTGAAGGCCGAGCCCGGCTGGGAGGTGTACGAGGCGGGCGCGGCGGCCGGCGCGTTCGTCCGGGACGGCCGGGGGCGGCCGGTGCGCGGCGAGGTGTGGGCGGGCACGTCGGTCTTCCCGGACTTCACCGATCCGGCGGTGCGCCGCTGGTGGGGCGGCCTCTACGCGGAACGGCTGGCGGAAGGGTTCGCCGGGTTCTGGCACGACATGAACGAGCCGGCGGCGTTCGCGGCGTTCGGCGAGCACACCCTGCCGCGGTCGGCGCGGCACGCGCTGGAGGGCCGGGGCGGCGACCACCGGGAGGCGCACAACGTGTACGCGCTGGCCATGGCGCGGGCCGGGTACGAGGCGCTGCGCGAACTGCGGCCGGACGAGCGGCCGTTCCTGTTCTCGCGGTCGGGCTGGGCGGGGCTGCAGCGGTACGGGGGGACGTGGTCGGGCGATGTGACGACGGGCTGGCCGGGGCTGCGGGCGTCGTTGTCGCTGGTGCTGGGGCTGGGGTTGTGCGGGGTGCCGTTCTCGGGTCCTGACGTGGGCGGGTTCACGGGTTCGCCGTCGCCGGAGCTGTATCTGCGGTGGTTCCAACTGGGCTCTTACCTGCCGCTGTTCCGTACGCACGCGGCGATCTCGGCGGGGCGCCGGGAGCCGTGGGAGTTCGGCCCGGAGGTGCTGGAGCACGCGGGGGCGGCGCTGCGGGAGCGGATGCGGCTGCTGCCCTACTTCGTCACGCTGGCCCACCGGGCGCGGGTGACGGGCGCGCCGTACGTCCGTCCGGTGTGGTGGCGCTCGCCGGAGGACCGGGCGCTGCGGGACTGCGAGGACGCGTTCCTGCTCGGGGACGCGCTGCTGGTGGCGCCGGTCCTGGAGCCGGGGGCCGACCGGCGGGCGGTGCGGCTGCCACGCGGCCGCTGGTACGACACGGCGACGGGCCGCCCGCACGAGGGCCCCGGCCAGGTGCTTCTCGACGCGCCGCTCGCCCGGATCCCGGTCCTCGCGCGGGCGGGGGCGGTGCTTCCGGTGGCGGGCGCGGACGGCGGGGTGGAACTGGAGGTGTGGGCCCCGGCGGCGGGCCGGACGGGCGGCGGGGTGCTGGTCGTCGAGGACGGCGGGGAGGAGGCCGAGGTGGTGCGGTTCACGACCGGGTGGCGGGACGGCGTGGTGATGGTGGAACGGGAGGGAGCGGCGGAGGTGGGGTTTCCGGTGCGGGTGCGGGGGGTGTAG
- a CDS encoding DUF742 domain-containing protein has protein sequence MTGRRAGDGGTPDRTGEPQHWYDDAAGPVVRPYTMTRGRTRGAGQHRLDRTAFVIAVRSPDGTDDRLGPEHLRIAELTAEDPRSVAELTDRLGLPSGVVRVLVGDLFEAGIVRVDRPIPPAEPPDESILRLVINGLRTL, from the coding sequence ATGACCGGACGGAGGGCCGGAGACGGCGGGACCCCTGACAGGACCGGAGAGCCGCAGCACTGGTACGACGACGCGGCGGGCCCGGTGGTCCGCCCGTACACCATGACCCGTGGACGCACCCGGGGCGCCGGGCAGCACCGGCTCGACCGCACGGCGTTCGTCATCGCCGTGCGGTCCCCCGACGGCACCGACGACCGGCTCGGCCCCGAACACCTCCGCATCGCGGAGCTCACGGCCGAGGACCCCCGCTCCGTCGCGGAACTCACCGACCGCCTCGGCCTCCCCTCCGGCGTCGTCCGCGTCCTCGTCGGCGACCTCTTCGAAGCCGGCATCGTCCGCGTCGACCGGCCGATCCCCCCGGCGGAACCGCCCGACGAGAGCATCCTCCGGCTGGTGATCAACGGCTTGCGCACGCTGTGA
- a CDS encoding roadblock/LC7 domain-containing protein: MTAIRNASADTATAQPAGNGKLNWLLDDLVERVGTIRKALVLSGDGLAVGSSADLTREDGEHLAAVASGFHSLAKGVGRRFDAGQVRQTVVELDDAFLFVTAAGQGSALAVLAEADSDIGLIAYEMTLLVKRVGAHLASSPRTGEAAGG; this comes from the coding sequence ATGACCGCCATACGCAACGCGTCGGCAGACACCGCCACGGCACAGCCCGCGGGCAACGGCAAGCTCAACTGGCTCCTCGACGACCTCGTCGAGCGCGTCGGCACCATCCGCAAGGCCCTCGTCCTCTCCGGTGACGGCCTCGCCGTCGGCTCCTCCGCCGACCTCACCCGCGAGGACGGCGAGCACCTGGCCGCCGTCGCCTCCGGCTTCCACAGCCTCGCCAAGGGCGTGGGCCGCCGCTTCGACGCCGGACAGGTGCGCCAGACCGTCGTCGAACTGGACGACGCGTTCCTCTTCGTCACCGCCGCCGGACAGGGCAGCGCCCTCGCCGTCCTCGCCGAAGCGGACTCCGACATCGGCCTGATCGCCTACGAGATGACCCTCCTCGTCAAGCGCGTCGGCGCCCACCTGGCCAGCTCCCCGCGCACCGGCGAGGCCGCCGGCGGATGA